The proteins below are encoded in one region of Hordeum vulgare subsp. vulgare chromosome 3H, MorexV3_pseudomolecules_assembly, whole genome shotgun sequence:
- the LOC123445400 gene encoding vesicle-associated protein 2-2-like, giving the protein MGQGVVEIQPRELQFTFELKKQSSCSVHLVNKSDEYVAFKVKTTSPKRYCVRPNIGVILPRATCDFTVTMQAQRTAPPDMQLKDKFLVQTTVVPPGTSDEDLIPAFFSKETNAYIEESKLRVVLVDASRPPVEQLINNVPSTTVAVEVPVLKDTLNVQNEVPAMEKKVPVQNEVPAMEKKVPASQEKISAVPNIPSPVRESPILQEVPVLLHEEPAILAESPPPLKDESPPPLKHESPSSIKDSSAITIEKLSPLKEETVTSKVSPLEETIPQETVTVSDRGFFSVQNHQLSHVTEDVQNLKSKLNNLESKLEGAEKMIIKLREESRTMTQERDRLQQEMVFLKKGTPKSQLGFPLLFVVYVALLGTSLGYLFRL; this is encoded by the exons ATGGGCCAGGGCGTCGTCGAGATCCAGCCCCGCGAGCTCCAGTTCACCT ttGAGCTGAAGAAGCAGAGTTCATGTTCTGTCCATCTTGTCAACAAATCCGATGAATATGTCGCTTTCAAG GTTAAGACAACTTCCCCTAAAAGATATTGCGTCCGACCAAATATTGGAGTTATCCTTCCAAGGGCAACATGTGATTTCACAG TTACCATGCAAGCACAGCGTACTGCGCCACCAGACATGCAATTAAAAGACAAATTTTTGGTGCAGACCACAGTTGTGCCTCCTGGTACATCAGATGAGGACCTCATTCCTGCTTTT TTCTCCAAAGAAACCAATGCATATATTGAGGAAAGTAAATTGAGAGTTGTCCTTGTTGATGCATCtcgtcctcctgtggagcaactGATAAATAATGTCCCTAGCACAACTGTGGCAGTTGAGGTTCCCGTGTTAAAAGATACACTGAATGTTCAGAATGAAGTGCCAGCTATGGAGAAAAAGGTTCCTGTTCAGAATGAAGTGCCAGCTATGGAGAAAAAGGTTCCTGCCTCCCAGGAAAAAATTTCAGCTGTTCCTAACATACCTTCCCCTGTCAGGGAGTCTCCAATCCTTCAAGAAGTTCCTGTGCTACTGCAtgaagaacctgctattttggcaGAATCTCCACCCCCTCTAAAAGACGAATCTCCTCCCCCTCTAAAACATGAATCTCCTTCCTCTATAAAGGATTCTTCTGCAATTACCATTGAAAAACTTTCTCCTTTGAAGGAAGAGACTGTAACTTCAAAGGTGTCTCCTCTGGAAGAAACTATTCCGCAAGAAACTGTCACCGTAAGTGACCGAGGTTTTTTCAGTGTGCAGAATCATCAATTATCTCAT GTGACCGAGGATGTTCAGAATCTGAAGTCAAAACTCAACAACCTTGAATCAAAGTTGGAAGGG GCTGAGAAGATGATAATAAAGCTGAGAGAAGAGAGCAGGACTATGACCCAGGAGCGGGATAGGCTGCAGCAAGAGATG GTATTTTTGAAGAAGGGAACCCCAAAGAGTCAGCTAGGCTTCCCGTTGCTGTTTGTGGTCTACGTGGCGCTTCTGGGCACGTCCCTcggctacctcttccgcctatga